The Solibacillus sp. FSL R7-0668 genome includes the window TCAAAAATTTCTTACCTAATGCTCGCTGTATATCAGCATCTATTTTTGGAACAAGAATTGATTCAATATCCTTCACACTCAATACCGTCACAGCAGTTCCCTTTTGCTTGGAAGTTATATAATACGTACCAATTGGACTTTCTAAAAACGATTTAATGAAATAAGAATTCACATCGTTATTAGGTCGAATAATTATAAAATTATGCGATGCAACAAGCTTTCTATCTAACTGCGGTACAACAGCAATCTTAATAGCACTACCTCGACTAGATAATAAAATATCTCCCTCTATCACTTCATAAGCATTTGCCTTTTCTGGATCTAAATCAATTGCATTTAACTGCTCGAACTGAATTTTGCCATCTTGAACATCCGCTAATTGAAGTAATTGGTATTCTCCATCCTGCTGCTCTAATTCTTTTTTGGGCGGCGTATTCATCCCCCTAATGATCTTTGCTAATTGCTTCATACTAACTTTTGGTTCTGGTGAATTTTCATAAGCATTTTTATTAACTAAAACTTCTCCAAAAATACTTTCCACATCGTCAACAGTAAAATAATTTCCGATATTTAAGTTAGCATCTTCAATATCCTCAATAGAAACAAACATGCTATATTGTTTAATTTCTTCAGCATTATAATATGCATTTATAATTTTTTCTTGATCCTCTAACCTTAAAATGTTTTGCCCACGTGATTTTTCTACATGGTCTTGCGCATTAATAAATTGAATTTTACCTTTACGTTCAGATGACTTGTTTTTATTTAAAATAAGAATAACTACAGGGATATTAGTAGTAGCAAATAGATTTTGCGGAAGACCAATAACTGCTTCAATTAAATCTTCATCTATAAGTGCTTGCCTAATCTTCTTATCTGCACCGCCTCTAAATAGAGTACCATGTGTAACGACAAGTGCAGCTTTCCCATCTTCTTTTAATGATGCTAATGCGTGCTGTATAAATGCCATATCCGCATTAGAATTACTCGGAATGCCGTACTTATACCGATTGTACAGGTCATATTCAGCATTTTCACTGCCCCAGTTTTTTAGCATAAATGGGAAATTCATAAGCACATAATCAAACTTTTTAAGTTGCCCTTCAACAAATGCAGGTTCTAATAAAGTATCTCCCAATACATATTTAAAATCGAATCCTTGAATTATTAAATTCATTTTACCTAGAGCATAGGTTGATGGGTTTATTTCTTGACCAAATAGTTGAACACTTTGTCCATGCTTATTTGCATATTTAGCTGCCTCTGTTAAAAGTAATCCGATACCTGCTGTACCATCATATACAGAACCAGACTTAATATTTAATAGCGGTGGGAGTAACGTAGTAATAGAATTCGGTGTGATAGACTCACCACCCGCTTTACCTTCTTGAGAAGCTAGAAAATATAACGTGTCTTGAAATAACTTTGGTGTAATTTGAATTTTATTGATAAGCGATACTAATCTCTCGACAGTTTTATCATCTAAATCCATGATTTCTTGTATAGCAAATAAACCTTTTAACTCTGGATTTTTACTTTCAATATCTAATATGGCCTTTACTAACTTGTCTTTCAATTCCTGATTGGAAAAAATAATATTACTCCATTTAGTCAGCTTTGGAACTTTAAAACGATCATCACCTTCCAAAAACTTCACCATCATTGTTGAAGTTACTATTTTCTTTTGTGTACTTGTATCTACTTCGCCTCTTAAAACATCAAAAGCTTTCCATACACCATTTAAATCCTCCATAAAAACCTCCTAATATGAATTACTCTAAAAAGTAATTCAATTAACTTTTTATTTATTTTTAAAAAAATAGGGCGGAAATTCAAACCAATTTTTTTACCTTAATAAAAAGATAACAGTTTTGAAAAAGAAAGTAAAGTGTTTTTATTAAAAAGTTTTTAGTTTACCAAAAAAGTTAATGCAATTACTTTTATTTGTAGTTTAATAATTGTTTCATTTCTTTTATTTTAATGAAAATAAAACGAACTATACTATCTCTTTAAAAAGATTCAAGTAATAGTTCGTCTTTTTGATTGAAAGAATTTTTTATGTAATTAAAGTAATAAGCCCTCCAGGTTTAAAAGGATATGACTTATTAGAGCTTATTAATGGTCACCAATATGAGTATCTAATTGTATTTTAACCACTGTTAAGAGTACATTTCCTATAAAGTTCCTTTTATTAGTTACTATTAATATTGACTAAAAACTACTATGCAAACCCCCAGTAGCAGTAATGATTTTAAGCATTTACTAACTTCATGTCATCACTTATTAACAGTTGTAATTCAATCTTTTTGACATTGGTAACTATTTATAGTCACCACTTACGGTTTGTATATTATTTTTTGTCTTTCACAGATAAGATACGAATGTTATTTAAGTTATTCAATTCATTTTTTCAATAAGAATTTTCTTTAACTTACTTTGCAAACACAATTTTTTTACTCGCTAACAATACACTTTCTTTTGATGCCATTTGTTTTTTCAATTCGTTACGCTTTTCTTCAATATCTTTTTTTAGTGCAGCTAACTTAATTTCAAGTGCGACCAATTCAATCGATTTTTCCGTAACTTTCTCTTTTGATTTAGCTAACCTCTCCTCTACATCCAGATCAATTAACTCACTTATAGTGATATTAATTATTTCATTTTGCTTTTTAAAGTAACTTTTTCTATCCCCAAGCATTTCAGTTAATAATCGATTCCACTTCACTTGATTTAAATCATTTCTAAATTCATTATTCAACAATGTGATTTCGTTTTCTAACTCGAAATATTTTATAGATGTAATCCGTTCTTCAGTTACTAGCTTTAGAAGCGAATCATTTAGCTTCAACATTTGTAATTCAATTTCAGAAATTTTTTGGGCAAATTCATAAAGCTTCAATAAATTACGACTTAACTCCAAATTTTTTGCATTTAAAATATCAATCTTTGCTTCCAATATTTGAATCGTTTGCGTATTTAGTAAAAAATCATGCTCAATATCGCTTGCAACTTCAGAAGGGGTATTCTTACCCTTATGTACATCTTGTATAAGGCCTAGCGCAAATTTAACATCAGTATAATTAAACCCTTGTTTTGAGCAAATTAAATTCGCTAGAAATATTTTATAAACATCATATATATCTAACTTATAATTCCTACCAACTCTTGAATCAACAAGATATTCGTCCTTAATTAGTAACTTCATTATATTTCTTACGTCATTGTCATTTCTGTCAAGGATACGAGCTACATCTATTGTTGAATATCTTCCTGCAACATTTAACGTTATCACTGACACAGGAAATAATTCTTCTTCATCTCTTTTTGTAACCAAATACTTATATAGTGGGTCCTCTTTAAACCTATTTAATAATAATTGTTTAATTTCCATAACTTCTCCTAACAGCACTCTTGCAGTGATTTAATATTAAGAGCATTCCTTAACGGTTAACCGATTAACGAATGCTCTCGACTTTACAAAACTGATTATATTCTATAATTAGAACTGTTCCCAACTAAATGTAGTCGTTGATGAATCCCACATAGCTTTAAATTCCTTCATAATATAGTTATAGAAATATTTAAACGACCAAATCCCAGCTGCTTGCTGGCCCGCCGCGTCCTCTTTAGTAATTTTGAGTTTGTAACACTCATCCATTAAGGTATATATATAACCGGGATCACCTACCACATTTAGAAGCTGGTCTATTAAACGTTCATCTTCTTTAGAAACAGCCACAGCATTACTTAAATATAAGTAATGAAATTTAATTAATTCCTTTTCATCCTCGACATTGGATTGATGAATATTCTCTGTTAGTAATTTTTGATTAGTAATATTTGAAGTAATCTCTGGTATTGTTACTGACATATTACCAATTGAGACATCCTTATTTTCCACTTTAGGGTCCGAAAAAGGTTCGTTCAAAAGGACTTTTTGGCTCTTGGACATTGTCAAATTGGCCCCTACAAAGTGACCTTTTTCTTTCTCATAATGGTAATAATGCTTTGTCTCCGCAACAGTAAGGCTGAATTCTTCAAATCCTTCAAGCTGGTGTCCTATAAGATTCAGATCATCAATGATTTTTCGTAAGTTAACACGGTATTGGTACGTTCGATCAACTTTCCACATAGGATTGTTTCTTCTTAAAAGAAATCCTTTATCAACTAAACTTTTTAAATACTTGCGAATCGTTTTCAAATTCGTATCAATCATTAATAACTCATTCTTTAATTCTTCCGCTGCCTTATAAATCCAGCCCCCCTCAAATTCATTCACTTCTTGCTGCATCCTAGCTGATTCTTCACTTAAAAACTGATCATATGTTTTAGTTCTTGGTGTCCAGTATAAAAACTGATTCAAAATTGCAGCTTCATCACGATGCATTGTTAAAATCACAAGTTCTTCCTTAATTACACTTCGTAGTAAAATATCGCGTTCTGATTTCATTTTTTAGCCCCCTCAAAAATTTCAAATCATCTTACACTCGGATTTTTCATTTTTTAAGGGCAAAACTAAAAAAAATCATTATTAGCTTCAAATGATTATAAAGACCTAAATTATTCATATAAAAAGATAGAGCTAAAAATTCCGGCTCTATCTAAAAGCAAACATTTATAGTTGAATACGAAAAGAACGTTTCTTACTACGATTTTTCGATTCAATTTTTTCATTGCTTATAAAATCAACATCCGATTTATCAGCATCTTCAACATAGTGTAAATCCGCTGCAACAATCGAAACATGATAGCCTTTTTCCTCCACTAACTTTCGAAGTTCTGCGAATAAATCAAAGTCTAAATTCTTATGAGCCTCATTACGTTCTTGAACTAAGTCATCATTAGCTTCAACTGTAGTAAATACTTGTAATGTGACTTCTCCACCATATAGCTTATTTTCCATTTCAAATCAAACTCCTTTTCCGAATCGTATTTTTAACTAAATACTGTTTATCCGTGTTAATTAGTTCTTCCTAGCTGTGAAAATAATTGATAAGCATCTTTGAATGCGTTTAAATACGTCATTTCATTTAATTGATGTATATAATTTTGGATTGCTCTGACTGATTCAATACTTTGCTCATTATCATTCGTTTGATTTTGAAGTAACTCTTCAATTGATTTAAAAATAGCTTTACATTCATCTGTTTCATATTGTGCATCTAATCGTTCAGCTATAAGAATAGCAAGTATAACTGATGTGTTATCTACCACAACACCACCTCTTTTTCTTTAAACGAAAATTTTCTTTTAACTACAATTCAATATTATCATTAAAAATATTGCTTGTAAAATAAGAAAACGATAGTCTATTTATAACGGCTATTTATATTTCTATTTATAACTAGCTTTATAAATAGTGAGGTGAGTTCGTCTTGGATAACAAGGGGATAGGCATGCTAATCCGAAAAATACGACAAGAAAACGACTGGAAACTAATTGATTTAGCTGAGAAATTGGATATTTCTTTCTCGTCATTATCGAAAATCGAGAATGGCACACAAGACATAACTTATACGATGTTGAGAAAAATTTGTAATCAGTTCGATTTATCACTAAGTCAGTTTTTCAGGGAATTGGAGCATAGTATTAATATTGAAGCAGAAGCAAACGATTTAGAAGAAATCGACATATTATTGGAATTAACAAAAGAAATTGAAAAACTTTCAGTTGTTCAACAAAAAGCTTTATATATTTTATTAAAACAACGCTAATTTTAATATTCATCTTTAGGAAGTTTGGTCCTAGACATAATAATTATTTTATTTTGTAGCAGTCTTACTCCCCTTTTAATAAGAAATCAAAATTTATTTCATTTAAAAATACTTCTTCAGGTGTAATAAATAGAGCCAGCCAATATAATGAAGGCTGGCTTTAATTATTTATTTCAAAAAAGTTCATTATGCCCCTTAAAATTCCATGGACATGCTGTTATATTGTTTATGTTAGTAAATTCACTTATTTTTTATTGTTTTTTTATCCAACAATTGCGAGATGTTTTTCTAAACACTCTTCTAAAAATCCTTCTTCGAAATGAAATCAAGGCATCTATCATGCGATTTCACCAACAAATTCAATCCATTCGCTTCAATTAATAATTCATTATTCGTAAACTAATATTCCCATTTTGATGGTTTCTATATAATAATTCAGCATTACAGAACAAAATAGCT containing:
- a CDS encoding N-6 DNA methylase, which codes for MEDLNGVWKAFDVLRGEVDTSTQKKIVTSTMMVKFLEGDDRFKVPKLTKWSNIIFSNQELKDKLVKAILDIESKNPELKGLFAIQEIMDLDDKTVERLVSLINKIQITPKLFQDTLYFLASQEGKAGGESITPNSITTLLPPLLNIKSGSVYDGTAGIGLLLTEAAKYANKHGQSVQLFGQEINPSTYALGKMNLIIQGFDFKYVLGDTLLEPAFVEGQLKKFDYVLMNFPFMLKNWGSENAEYDLYNRYKYGIPSNSNADMAFIQHALASLKEDGKAALVVTHGTLFRGGADKKIRQALIDEDLIEAVIGLPQNLFATTNIPVVILILNKNKSSERKGKIQFINAQDHVEKSRGQNILRLEDQEKIINAYYNAEEIKQYSMFVSIEDIEDANLNIGNYFTVDDVESIFGEVLVNKNAYENSPEPKVSMKQLAKIIRGMNTPPKKELEQQDGEYQLLQLADVQDGKIQFEQLNAIDLDPEKANAYEVIEGDILLSSRGSAIKIAVVPQLDRKLVASHNFIIIRPNNDVNSYFIKSFLESPIGTYYITSKQKGTAVTVLSVKDIESILVPKIDADIQRALGKKFLNADNELEDAIRLAKEKYNANYYDLYEKMGLTAAFQAVTKL
- a CDS encoding helix-turn-helix domain-containing protein, which produces MLIRKIRQENDWKLIDLAEKLDISFSSLSKIENGTQDITYTMLRKICNQFDLSLSQFFRELEHSINIEAEANDLEEIDILLELTKEIEKLSVVQQKALYILLKQR